From the genome of Cryptococcus deuterogattii R265 chromosome 5, complete sequence:
CGGTAGGCAACGGCCTGCTTGGACAAGTCATCGTAGATGATCAAAGCGTGCTTGCCGTTGTCACGGAACCACTCGCCCATGGCGCAACCAGAGAAGGGAGCAAGGTACTGGAGGGGAGCGGCCTCAGAGGCGGTAGCAGCGACAACGATGGAGTACTTCATGGCATCGTTCTGCTCAAGGGTCTGGACGAGCTGAGCGACGGTAGATCGCTTCTGGCCAACGGCAACGTAGACACAGTAGAGCTTCTTGGACTCGTCGGCACCGTCgttccacttcttctggtTAAGAATGGTGTCAATGGCGACAGCGGATTTACCAGTCTGACGGTCACCAATGATAAGCTCTCGCTGACCACGACCAATCTGTATAAAAGTTTAGCAATAACATCCAGGAAAACGGTGGAAAAAAACATACAGGGACCAAAGAGTCGACAGACTTAAGACCAGTCTGCATGGGCTCGTGGACGGATCGTCGGGGAAGAATACCAGGGGCCTTGAGCTGGGCCTTAGTCCTGCCTGCAGCCTTGATAGGGCCCTTGCCGTCGATGGGGTTACCCAAAGCGTCGACAACTCGGCCAAGAAGACCGGGACCAACGGGAACGTCGACAATTTGACCAGTTCGCTTGACAGTGTCACCCTCCTTGATCAACCTGTCGTTACCGAAGATAGTAACACCGACGTTGTCGGCTTCCAAGTTCAAGCACATGCCTCGGACACCGGAAGAGAACTCAACCATTTCCTCGGCCTGGACGTTTCGAAGACCGTAGACACGGGCGATACCGTCACCAATGGTAAGGACACGACCAGTCTCCTGGACGTCACCACCGGCAGAAGCGCCAGCGATTCGGCCCtcgaggatggaagaaaccTCGGAAGCAGCTGTTCGGTGAAAAATGGGATTAATCGGCCgaaaagatgatgtggaagtATCGAGAGTGAGCAATGATCGGATGACGTGAAAAAGGTAGGGGATGGTCATGTCAGCGCTCGCGCTTCATCTGATGGGCTAAGAGAGAGTTGAAAACGCACCAGGCTTGGCGGTAGCGTAGGTCCTGACAGCAAGAGGAGCGACACGGGCTCGGGCCTGAAGAAACGCAACTGTCAGTGTCCTGCTCATTCTTCTACTCTCCATTGCTTTTCCCAGCAGTTCTAAACCCCTTGGTTCCCGTTTCCCTGCCACATTCTCTGCGCTACATGTCTGTACACCCTTCCCACCCGCAATCCCTAGCCACGTCTCCCCTGTTTATGGTTTTTGCTTCTACTCACGGTCTGGGCGACAGCACCCCTGAGGGAGTTCCTGATAGCGGCGCGCATTTTTGGTTTGGCTGAGTGGTGAGAGAGGGGAGTATGGATTTGAgggagttggaagaagaaggaagaaagagatgttgGGAGTGGGGGAGGACGAGGGCGCCAGGGAGAGACGGAACGAACAGGGACCACGGAGGGCCGGCGAATCGCGGGGTTTTACACAAGGCCATGGATTTCTGGCGTGTGGCGCTTTACACGTGGCATTTCTAGTCAGGTAACTATCATACCAGCAGTTTCAACGATGCATACAGCAGAGCTAGCATGTATGCAACGTACGTGGGTCAGAAGCCATGCATTGGTGAAGGTCATGGTATGGTGCAGGATTTATATATACAGCTAGACATGGcaaatggagaaggggcCGTTGTTTTCTTGTTAGCCCCGGAGGGGCAATGCCTTTAGCTTATATTGACAATATATGTAAAAGCATTCTTTTATAAGAACAAAACATAGCTCTTCCCAAAATAGATATGTTTTACTCCACACCTTCTGCTAACGGGGACTTCGTTTTTATGTCTGCTGCCatatttcttccttctggcTGTGTCTGCAAAAtgtgaatgaagaaggtgtGATGTTGTGGCATCCAACGAACGGCGGCGATTCCCGCTTCAGGACGAAAAACCCGGACTGTGGTGGTTGTCGTTTCTTGGTTATTTCGAAAATCAGTTCACCGAGTCTACGATCCCCCATCTATCCCATACATTCAGTGGCAGTCCAGCCACCCATATCCAAATGCCCAGGCCATCGATCTCCACAGGTGCGTCATTTTTAACCCTGTCCGGCACAGCTAATGCTCTTATAGCCCTCGCGAGGCTCTCCATCCGCTCCCTCCAAACTTCAGCGCCCCTCCCACCGCCAACGGCTAgcctccctccttcctcctctaccACCCCCATCCCTAACCTTCCGCCCCTCTTACCCTCCACGGCCCcatcctccctcccttcatccacctctgacgctctttctctcatcaAATCACAATCTACCCCTTCCACAGGACGATATATTCTTGCCAGGTTACATGCTCGAACctacctcctccacccccgTGATATCCTCACCTTGCCTACCCTCAAGCCTCTCCAGGCTCCAGGGTCCACTTTGTCCCTCACAAAAATTCTTGAAGTTGGTTCTAGAGAGTACTCTCTCCGATCCCCTGCTGCTCAAGCAAAGGAGCTTAAGAAAGGCTTGAcatggaaagagaagaagactgtcGAATTTGCTACCATACCCCCTGAGGTCGTCAGATGCGAGTTGACCGTTTTGGAGCACACAAAAAGCCCTATGGAGAggttgttgaagaagaagaggagaaagggcTACAAGAAGACTATTGAGCACAAGCAAGGCTGGACGAGACTGAGGGTCGGAGATATCTTATTGGGTGAGGGGAACTTTGTGAAGCCCGAGGGACTCCAAATCTAGCTTGTACGGGAAATTTAGGTGATAGATGTATGGGTATATCCATTTTCACAAAGATCATTAATAATTTACTATTGCAAACTACACGGAATCACACCCGGAAAATCGCCAAATGAGATGCCAACTCTTCTTTGTCGTCTATCGGGAAATAGCCTTCTTTGCTTGTCCGACCTGTGTAGTGTTTACCTTTGTCGCAAATCTCAGACTGCACAAGGTTTCACCCAAGTGCGTGGCTAAAGGAGACAAGTTACACAACATAAGAGTCTTGCTCGAGCCTGCATACGTATCAGCAAGTGGTTACAATCCGCCAAGGGCTTCAGAGACTGACCTGAAAGGCTGGTTTGCAGTAATCGAGTCAGAGTAGAATTTCTGTAAGGCACATGTCCGCCTTGCTGACCCTGCCCTAGGGCGCCGATCACATCTGCCAGGGCAGACAAGGACTTGTTAATGTTGATTGCCTCCTTCAAACGGTCCTTATTTTCACCAGCACCAGACTTTTCTATTCTTTCGGAACCAGCCAGATCGACTGTATATTCGTTAATCTTTTATTTGTGACTCTCTGAAAAAGTCGTCCTCACCAAGATTGAGCATTGCCTCGCATTTTTCGTCTGTAAGAGGGTTGACGCCCCTCACTTTCAAAGTGAATACAGAATGTGATCGAGAAGATCGCTCATTCATGAGTGTGGCCGCTACAGCCCGTCTGGACTGGGCACGTTCCAAGAGTGTGTGAACCTGCCTGGGATTGCTCAGAGGTACTGCGAATTCTGGGTCAGCATACGATGCTGGCAAGGCAAACGTTCGAGACGCACCGCTGACAGCTTCGGAGACACTAATTTTGCCATCCTTATCGAGTTTGATCTCATGCTTCTTCGTGTCAAACTGGCCGTTGCCTAGCAGGTCATTGATCTATTTGACTTGTTAGCAGAACCGTCACGTTAAGATCAAAGAGGTCACATACTACTTCATTGTAAACCTCCAAGAATTGTCCTTCCATTTGGTATTTCCATCCTCTGTCCTTTAGTTGGCCACTGACTTTGAAGATCATATCGATAGCGCGAGGAATCAACCCTGcattctcctcatcctttgATGATATCAGTTATTTACTAATTACCGCATGAGCTGCAAAAGTAACGCACCTGGGCGCCTTCCATCGTCCATGATTTACCAGAACCCGTTTGCCCGTACGCAAAAATACATACCTGCAGTTCCATTAGTTGAGTGAAAAAGATGCTGCAATGATCACTCTCACATTGTAGCCGTCCAGAACAGACTGAGCGAGCATGGAAATTTCCTCAAATACCTCCTTTTGGCCAGCCTTAGGAGCGAAGATCTGTATTTGATGTTAGGTAACTTCCAATACAGACGCTTCACTTCACAAGACTCGCCTTGTCGAATGTAAATTGATTGAtctgttctctttctttgcctGTGGCACTTTCAGACTTAGATGTCACCACGATCTGACTTTGACCCGTTTCTTGCGCTGTACGCTCATCACCGTAGGCAATATCAGCCACCCCCTCCGGGTTGCTCAGCTCATGCGCTGCGTCAATCAGTCGATGACCCGAACTCCACAAATAAAAACACTCACGCAAGACAGGCCTGACCCTCGCGAACACTCTGATATTGCCCTTTAGCTCCTGCACCTGGTTGTGAAGCTTTCTCCTAATTGTCTCCGCCGTTCTTAATTCCTCTTCGATCTCGGCAATTCGTctatccctctcttcttctgcttctcgTACCTTTTTCTCTGCTTTCAATTCTGCATCGCGTGCTCGATCTTGTCCGACTTGTAGTTCAGCCTTCATGGCAGAGACAGCGAGCGTTGCACGTTCAACCTCTGACTGAAGGTTAGTGAGCTGTGTTTGCGATGCAGAAAGTTGAGCTTCAAGGGTGAGATGTTTGGTAGACTGCTCGGCAAGCTGAACTTTCAATGTTCTCACGATATCCCGTTCTCTACTGagctcatctcttccatcccgcAGCTCGTCCTCcaaattcttcttctctctgtcCTTTCTTGCGATTGTCCTTTCCAATTCATCGACCTCGCGAGCATGTGATGAGCGCAGAGCGGCAATCTCCTCAGAGGCGGATGTCAGATCAAGACGGGCTGCACGTTCGGTCATTTGGGTggactgaagaagagcttggagGCTCTCTTGAGACGACTGAAGAGTGGAAACTGCATCTGAAGTTAGTTGTCTGTTTCATGTTGAATTTCTGACATACTCTTGGCTTGCCTAAAAAGCAGTCAGCAAGAAGGTACAAGAGCTTTGAGGGATTATGATCGACTCACTCTGCTTcgaagagatgatggaagttACCCAACATCATTTCGACATTTTCCAATCGTCCGTCATGGTCCTGATAATAATTAATTTCAATTCGAATCTTGTGCTGTACCCTATATACACACCTTTGCAGCTCCAGATGTAGCAGGTACGCGAGCACCAAGCCTTGTAGTAGGGCCTGTACTTCTACCAAGGGCACTGCCAGCTCTGGTCATTGCTCCCAGTCTAGACGTTCCCGCTGCAGTCGGAGGTCTGGCGGGCGGGGCGAGACCTGAtctgctcctgctgccTGCATGTCGCACAGTAGCTcccgaagatgaagcagaagaagcactACCAGAACTACCCGTAGTCCTTCTAGTGGATACACCCAAAGATGTTGCCGGCCTTGACGCAGGTGCTTTTGGTTTCGGCACGAATCCGCCCGAAGTGGGCTTTCTCTGAGAAGTTCTCAAGCCTGCGGATGCAGCAGCGCCCATAGTCGACTTTCCCAGAGTAGTTGCAGGGACAGGCGGAGCTCCACCAGATACTGATCTCTTGGCTACTGGAGGACGCATTGGTGACGATGGCATCTTTCGTTTGCTGGTGCGGGTGTTTGCATTGTTGTCTGAGGTAAGAGGTGGCATGtgtgggatggaagaagcggcAGAAGGGactgggatggaagatggctTGGTGGGAGATGCCAAGCGTGGAAGTCTTGATAGTAGTGGTGGGTTGTTTTCCTGCTCCATAGTGTCTagatgatgttgttgtGGACTGAGGAATGGTCGAAATGGCTCCCCGAAAGACAGCCGCGATTTGTTTGTTGTGATCCCGGGCAGGGTCAATTACGTAAACCATTTAACAGTACCTCAAATTAAATTAATTAATGGTTATCTCTAGTCGAAGGTACTATTACTGACGCTTCGTTTTTCCGGCGTCTTGACTGATTCGTctctgcccttctttctcttctttctctcttccttcatccataCACCATGCTCCGACGTTCCCATATCCCTCGTGCAGTCCTCAATATCAGCAGGGTACCCGCATCCCGTGCTTTTACAAAgccctctctccctctctccgcctcctcTCAGCTCACTAAGAGGGACTCCAACAACGTCCTCT
Proteins encoded in this window:
- a CDS encoding ATP synthase subunit alpha mitochondrial, whose product is MRAAIRNSLRGAVAQTARARVAPLAVRTYATAKPAASEVSSILEGRIAGASAGGDVQETGRVLTIGDGIARVYGLRNVQAEEMVEFSSGVRGMCLNLEADNVGVTIFGNDRLIKEGDTVKRTGQIVDVPVGPGLLGRVVDALGNPIDGKGPIKAAGRTKAQLKAPGILPRRSVHEPMQTGLKSVDSLVPIGRGQRELIIGDRQTGKSAVAIDTILNQKKWNDGADESKKLYCVYVAVGQKRSTVAQLVQTLEQNDAMKYSIVVAATASEAAPLQYLAPFSGCAMGEWFRDNGKHALIIYDDLSKQAVAYRQMSLLLRRPPGREAYPGDVFYLHSRLLERAAKMNADYGAGSLTALPIIETQGGDVSAYIPTNVISITDGQIFLEAELFFKGVRPAINVGLSVSRVGSAAQTKLMKSVAGSLKLYLAQYREVAAFAQFGSDLDASTRYLLNRGARLTELLKQPQYSPMPTEVMAPLIYAGVNGMLDKIPVDKITAWEKSFTELLKSQHGALLEKLGGGVLTKEIEEEMKKIIDGHVADFIA
- a CDS encoding kinesin family member C1, with translation MEQENNPPLLSRLPRLASPTKPSSIPVPSAASSIPHMPPLTSDNNANTRTSKRKMPSSPMRPPVAKRSVSGGAPPVPATTLGKSTMGAAASAGLRTSQRKPTSGGFVPKPKAPASRPATSLGVSTRRTTGSSGSASSASSSGATVRHAGSRSRSGLAPPARPPTAAGTSRLGAMTRAGSALGRSTGPTTRLGARVPATSGAAKDHDGRLENVEMMLGNFHHLFEAEQAKISTLQSSQESLQALLQSTQMTERAARLDLTSASEEIAALRSSHAREVDELERTIARKDREKKNLEDELRDGRDELSRERDIVRTLKVQLAEQSTKHLTLEAQLSASQTQLTNLQSEVERATLAVSAMKAELQVGQDRARDAELKAEKKVREAEEERDRRIAEIEEELRTAETIRRKLHNQVQELKGNIRVFARVRPVLPHELSNPEGVADIAYGDERTAQETGQSQIVVTSKSESATGKEREQINQFTFDKIFAPKAGQKEVFEEISMLAQSVLDGYNVCIFAYGQTGSGKSWTMEGAQDEENAGLIPRAIDMIFKVSGQLKDRGWKYQMEGQFLEVYNEVINDLLGNGQFDTKKHEIKLDKDGKISVSEAVSVPLSNPRQVHTLLERAQSRRAVAATLMNERSSRSHSVFTLKVRGVNPLTDEKCEAMLNLVDLAGSERIEKSGAGENKDRLKEAININKSLSALADVIGALGQGQQGGHVPYRNSTLTRLLQTSLSGSSKTLMLCNLSPLATHLGETLCSLRFATKVNTTQVGQAKKAISR